A genomic segment from Glycine soja cultivar W05 chromosome 20, ASM419377v2, whole genome shotgun sequence encodes:
- the LOC114401926 gene encoding uncharacterized protein LOC114401926, producing the protein MSEEVDMNVKNKEDASVKVKHVDCSDAFNTSQLFVSRDEVLQWSQSLAHDIGFVAVIMRYKLSLLDIVGVTPTRMTFSAAFAYLEEELKTVFSDATNLLCRFHIDKNVKAKCKTLVSQKNAWDYVMEDSIENIIDVKADGNCGYRAITTLLGMGEELWSLVRNHLHKELTSWSEEYIHLVGGIEKFEELKCSLLVDGLSIVTMDKWMNIIDMGYVIASRYSVIIVSLLQQQSMTFFL; encoded by the exons atgtctgaagaagttgatatgaatgttAAAAATAAGGAAGATGCTAGCGTTAAAGTAAAACACGTTGATTGCTCTGATGCctttaatacttctcag TTGTTTGTTAGCCGTGATGAAGTTTTACAATGGTCTCAATCGTTGGCTCATGACATTGGATTTGTTGCCGTTATAATGAG gtacaaaCTGTCGTTGCTTGATATTGTTGGTGTTACACCAACAAGAATGACATTCTCCGCTGCTTTTGCTTACTTGGAAGAAGAAC tgaaaactgtattcTCGGATGCTACGAACTTGCTGTGTCGGTTCCACATtgacaagaatgtgaaggcaaagtGCAAAACTTTGGTTTCTCAAAAGAATGCATGGGATTATGTGATGGag GATTCTATTGAAAACATTATTGATGTCAAAGCGGATGGTAATTGTGGTTATCGGGCAATAACTACATTATTGGGTATGGGTGAAGAATTGTGGTCATTGGTGCGCAACCATCTGCATAAAGAACTGACAAGCTGGTCCGAAGAGTATATCCACCTGGTTGGTGGCATAGAgaaatttgaggaattaaagtgttccctacttgttgatggattatctATA GTTACCATGGACAAGTGGATGAATATTATAGATATGGGATATGTCATTGCTTCACGATACAGCGTGATCATTGTTTCTCTTTtacaacaacaaagcatgacattttttctctGA